In Alteromonas mediterranea DE, a single genomic region encodes these proteins:
- a CDS encoding YigZ family protein, with protein sequence MTYPVPAKQVETLYEIKKSKFIACAGFANSRESAMALLDSVKQQYPDARHHCWAYVFGNPSSPTSAAMADDGEPSGTAGKPILNVLQHKDIGDIMVIVTRYFGGIKLGAGGLVRAYSAAAQQAIDALEVRQEVRLETLNVDIDFKHEQFVRHLAEQAQGEIGSCDYTSSVLMAVKLPENAVDNFKQQLAAIAFSINECEI encoded by the coding sequence ATGACTTATCCCGTTCCCGCCAAACAGGTTGAAACCCTGTACGAAATTAAAAAAAGCAAATTCATTGCTTGTGCCGGCTTTGCCAACTCTCGTGAAAGTGCAATGGCGCTTTTAGACAGCGTTAAACAACAATACCCTGATGCTCGCCACCACTGCTGGGCTTATGTTTTTGGAAATCCTAGCTCGCCAACGAGTGCAGCCATGGCAGATGACGGTGAGCCTAGCGGTACAGCAGGCAAGCCTATTCTAAATGTGCTTCAGCACAAAGATATTGGCGATATCATGGTAATTGTTACGCGCTACTTTGGCGGAATTAAGCTTGGCGCAGGAGGATTGGTTCGTGCCTATTCGGCAGCAGCTCAGCAAGCAATTGACGCACTAGAAGTAAGACAAGAAGTTCGTTTAGAAACGCTCAACGTTGATATTGATTTCAAACACGAGCAGTTTGTACGACATTTAGCTGAGCAAGCACAGGGAGAAATTGGTTCGTGCGATTACACTAGCAGTGTGTTGATGGCGGTTAAACTTCCCGAAAACGCAGTAGATAATTTCAAACAGCAACTGGCTGCAATTGCATTTTCCATTAATGAGTGCGAGATATAG